A single Candoia aspera isolate rCanAsp1 chromosome 5, rCanAsp1.hap2, whole genome shotgun sequence DNA region contains:
- the C5HXorf38 gene encoding uncharacterized protein CXorf38 homolog encodes MALAELAARLNCAEYKNWLKAGHSLLLLKAALQRFVGEEIDAFHRQLIASDCARLTSPGRRCGGRCIPRGKQFQPICSLCQEWKKEILSHHTNKMGEIYWGNCRPWLWPSNSWELAKAYMPRGKADTNGPDKCDASALLNLFIFCDHFNNIDPKKIREVIKCRNELMHSADMKVSFSWLKEFGNHVQNLLTEFYHVPEAQTACHRIQKLLASDWDVHIAREDQLDGLEGEMSPSQIREAELELMKERLEEIHFLAEEHGMTSEEDLNRVKRARDFLLDNHELQSNLQTEMQNLEDLVKELNGEKELAGDAQEVN; translated from the exons ATGGCGCTAGCGGAACTGGCTGCGCGGCTCAACTGCGCCGAGTACAAAAACTGGCTGAAGGCCGGGCACAGCCTGCTACTCTTGAAAGCTGCCCTGCAGCGCTTTGTCGGCGAGGAAATCGACGCCTTCCACCGCCAGCTTATCGCGAGCGACTGCGCTCGCTTAACCTCGCCAGGCCGTCGGTGTGGCGGGCGCTGCATTCCTCGAGGCAAGCAG TTTCAGCCTATCTGCTCCTTATGTCAAGAATGGAAAAAGGAGATTTTGAGCCATCACACAAATAAGATGGGAGAGATTTATTGGGGGAACTGCAGACCTTGGCTCTGGCCTTCTAACTCATGGGAGTTGGCAAAG GCTTATATGCCTCGTGGGAAAGCTGATACTAATGGTCCTGACAAGTGTGATGCATCAGCACTTTTAAACCTTTTCATTTTCTGTGatcatttcaacaatattgatCCAAAGAAAATCAGAGAG GTGATAAAGTGCCGCAATGAGCTAATGCATTCTGCAGACATGAAAGTCTCTTTTTCCTGGCTGAAAGAATTTGGAAATCATGTCCAAAATTTGTTGACTGAATTCTACCATGTTCCAGAGGCTCAGACAGCTTGTCATAGAATACAAAAG CTCTTGGCGTCTGATTGGGATGTTCATATAGCAAGAGAAGATCAGCTTGATGGACTGGAAGGTGAAATGAGCCCAAGCCAGATCAGAGAAGCAGAATTAGAACTGATGAAAGAGAGACTTGAGGAAATCCATTTTCTTGCAGAAGAACATGGAATGACATCAGAAGAG GATTTAAATAGAGTGAAAAGAGCAAGAGATTTCTTACTGGACAACCATGAACTCCAAAGTAATTTGCAGACAGAAATGCAGAATCTAGAAGACCTGGTAAAAGAACTAAATGGTGAAAAAGAATTGGCAGGAGATGCCCAAGAAGTGAATTGA